In Providencia rettgeri, the following proteins share a genomic window:
- a CDS encoding baseplate J/gp47 family protein yields MADYQYITSQGVIVPDTSTLRDDVENEFKSVFGQQLDVNPETPQGALITMEVENRDAVVRNNAELANQINPDLAGGIFLDAIWALMGGQRFDATHSFLSQVKFTGISETIIPKGSQASTLNGDLFETTKTLIIGKDGSVTGDMRAIETGAVECGVGQLNKVASSVLGWETVHNPSNAVLGRNAESDLQSRRRRKQTLAKNTVSVGEAITSALYELEGVRSLAYRENYTDQPMMFDGITLVPHSIYVSVEGGDKEAIARSLLRTKTLGAAFNGSEEVDVLETISGQIYPVKFDRAKEIVLFCRVTVKKATVDAQTIIPAAVESWANGDIDGEGGLVVGRDVSPFEISAGINAVEPRLFITRVELSTDGKAWSSNNYEIKMNEVARLKRSAVQVVLV; encoded by the coding sequence ATGGCTGATTATCAATATATTACGTCACAGGGTGTAATTGTGCCGGATACCAGCACCTTACGTGATGACGTTGAAAACGAATTTAAAAGTGTCTTTGGCCAGCAACTGGATGTTAACCCTGAAACCCCGCAAGGCGCATTGATCACCATGGAGGTCGAAAATCGGGACGCCGTTGTGCGCAATAATGCTGAATTGGCCAATCAAATTAACCCCGATTTAGCCGGTGGTATTTTCCTTGATGCAATATGGGCCTTAATGGGCGGGCAGCGTTTTGATGCGACTCACTCCTTTTTATCACAGGTGAAATTCACGGGTATTTCCGAAACTATCATCCCTAAGGGGTCACAAGCGTCCACGCTGAATGGCGACTTATTCGAAACAACCAAAACCTTAATTATCGGTAAAGATGGCTCAGTCACTGGGGATATGCGCGCCATTGAAACAGGGGCGGTTGAGTGCGGTGTGGGTCAACTCAATAAAGTGGCCAGTTCGGTATTAGGTTGGGAAACTGTTCATAACCCCAGCAATGCGGTGTTGGGGCGAAATGCTGAATCAGATCTGCAATCAAGGCGACGACGCAAGCAGACATTAGCCAAAAACACCGTCAGTGTGGGAGAAGCAATTACTTCGGCACTGTATGAGTTAGAAGGTGTGCGTTCGTTGGCGTATCGAGAAAACTACACTGACCAACCGATGATGTTTGATGGGATCACGTTAGTTCCCCATAGCATTTATGTGAGTGTTGAAGGGGGTGATAAAGAGGCGATTGCCCGTTCGTTACTACGTACAAAAACGCTGGGTGCGGCTTTTAACGGCAGTGAAGAAGTTGACGTATTAGAAACCATCAGCGGACAAATTTATCCCGTTAAATTCGATAGAGCGAAAGAAATTGTGTTGTTCTGCCGAGTGACAGTAAAAAAAGCCACCGTCGATGCACAAACGATTATTCCCGCCGCGGTTGAGTCATGGGCAAATGGGGATATCGATGGTGAGGGCGGTTTAGTGGTGGGGCGCGATGTATCGCCTTTTGAAATATCAGCCGGTATCAATGCTGTTGAGCCTCGTTTGTTTATTACACGTGTCGAACTTTCAACCGATGGCAAAGCCTGGTCTTCAAATAATTATGAAATCAAAATGAATGAGGTGGCAAGGCTCAAACGTAGCGCGGTACAGGTGGTGCTGGTATGA
- a CDS encoding Gp138 family membrane-puncturing spike protein, translating to MNQPNSDIASEGSLAGQFMAAFRSLLMNIDDMLPATVVSYDDKTNRAVIKPLVMMVSTQGQKVGRAAVPNIPVFRFGGGGFFIRMPIKAGDFGWLKANDRDISLVFQRGGLEDEPNTARLHTFSDAMFFPDTLKGWLIDGKNTDALVIQSMDGSVCLSLHEGKAVLDSPVLEVNVPETTFNGNVTVNGNQAVNGHSDSNGGTMKHNGKDIGSTHKHNGIQRGDSNTGEPI from the coding sequence ATGAACCAACCCAACAGTGATATTGCTAGCGAAGGCAGCTTGGCAGGGCAGTTTATGGCCGCATTTCGTAGCCTATTGATGAATATTGACGACATGCTCCCAGCGACTGTGGTGAGCTATGACGATAAAACTAACCGCGCGGTGATTAAGCCGCTCGTCATGATGGTATCGACGCAAGGACAAAAAGTCGGGCGAGCAGCGGTACCGAATATTCCCGTTTTTCGTTTTGGCGGCGGTGGCTTTTTTATTCGTATGCCGATCAAGGCGGGTGATTTCGGTTGGCTAAAAGCCAATGACCGCGATATCAGCTTGGTCTTTCAGCGAGGCGGTTTAGAAGATGAACCGAATACGGCACGGTTACATACTTTCAGCGATGCCATGTTCTTTCCTGACACGCTTAAAGGCTGGTTAATTGATGGCAAAAATACGGATGCCTTGGTTATCCAATCCATGGATGGCTCCGTGTGTCTGTCACTGCATGAGGGTAAAGCGGTTTTAGATTCGCCCGTTCTTGAAGTTAATGTGCCCGAGACCACCTTTAACGGTAATGTCACAGTGAATGGCAATCAGGCCGTAAACGGTCACAGCGATTCAAACGGTGGCACGATGAAACACAACGGTAAAGATATCGGCTCAACGCATAAACACAATGGCATTCAACGAGGTGATAGCAATACAGGAGAGCCCATATGA
- a CDS encoding baseplate hub protein: MIDLRRIRLGIEVNGRLQWYEGLRIRANGTKYANPLQNECTVNIDGLNATTRNMLLTETSPYTQAKKPHRLIVEAGRVSTGIFRIYVGDIVSAEIASPPDVTLTLKAKTNNTTARDIVSSSGSAISKMSELAKNIAQDCGVKLDFQATDKNIANWYFCGPALKQVERLQDAGNVKAFIDDDMLYVKDQDKALSGRLRILNQKSGMVGIPKATEKGVDVTYLIDSESSLGGMLRLESKFNPALNGDYIIEQLKFDIASHDDPFFYQATCKRV, encoded by the coding sequence ATGATTGATTTACGCCGCATACGATTAGGGATTGAAGTTAATGGTCGGCTGCAATGGTATGAGGGGCTGCGAATTCGTGCTAACGGCACTAAATATGCCAATCCCCTGCAAAATGAATGCACGGTGAATATCGATGGCCTCAATGCGACAACACGCAATATGTTGCTGACCGAAACCAGCCCTTATACCCAAGCGAAGAAACCGCACCGTTTAATTGTTGAAGCCGGCCGTGTTAGCACCGGTATTTTTCGCATTTATGTGGGGGATATTGTTAGCGCAGAAATCGCCTCACCGCCTGATGTCACCCTGACCTTAAAAGCGAAAACCAACAATACAACTGCGCGTGATATTGTTTCTTCGTCCGGTAGTGCCATAAGTAAAATGAGCGAGCTGGCTAAGAACATAGCGCAGGATTGCGGGGTTAAATTGGATTTTCAAGCCACCGATAAAAATATTGCCAATTGGTACTTTTGTGGGCCGGCACTCAAGCAAGTGGAACGGCTGCAAGATGCGGGCAATGTGAAGGCGTTTATCGACGACGATATGTTATATGTGAAAGACCAGGATAAAGCGTTAAGTGGCCGCTTGCGAATTCTTAACCAAAAATCGGGCATGGTAGGGATACCGAAAGCCACGGAAAAAGGTGTCGATGTCACTTATTTAATTGATAGCGAGTCGTCATTAGGCGGCATGTTACGCCTTGAAAGCAAGTTTAATCCTGCCTTAAATGGCGACTACATTATTGAGCAACTTAAGTTCGACATTGCCTCTCATGACGATCCTTTTTTCTATCAAGCGACCTGCAAACGAGTGTAA
- a CDS encoding phage baseplate plug family protein — translation MQDIPLNAVPNQRLRVSLGGDEWELTIKVARTTMCCDIKRNDVVLLQGIRVMPNQPLIPYRYLSGNGNFAFITENDEYPWWAQFGQSHSLVWWGDDD, via the coding sequence ATGCAAGATATTCCTTTAAATGCCGTGCCTAATCAACGTTTGCGCGTGAGCCTTGGCGGTGACGAATGGGAGCTGACGATTAAAGTGGCGCGAACAACAATGTGTTGTGATATCAAGCGCAATGATGTGGTTCTATTGCAAGGCATTCGTGTGATGCCCAATCAACCGCTGATCCCCTACCGATATTTATCGGGTAACGGTAATTTCGCCTTTATCACTGAAAATGATGAATATCCGTGGTGGGCGCAGTTTGGCCAATCACACAGTCTTGTTTGGTGGGGGGATGATGATTGA
- a CDS encoding phage baseplate protein, with protein MITEVKIFNIDNFSTLFETANPIQINVRDEHKATQFTVESGETRSDHVVVQPVEIGMDLILAGEMKSVFETLQQAYDKHQLVGIQTRVKTYQPMLLVNLYHDEIPEMADAIKLSLRFTEWRTVEPEYGDLPPRKVAKKEQSSTVNRGKVQTTTTSDKKKKSAATKIADGEFTLGW; from the coding sequence ATGATCACCGAGGTGAAAATCTTCAATATCGATAACTTTTCGACGTTATTTGAAACGGCCAATCCGATTCAAATTAACGTCCGTGACGAACACAAAGCAACACAATTTACCGTTGAGTCGGGGGAAACACGCAGTGACCATGTGGTAGTTCAGCCCGTTGAAATTGGCATGGATTTAATTTTAGCCGGTGAAATGAAAAGCGTCTTTGAAACCCTGCAGCAAGCCTACGATAAACACCAATTAGTGGGCATTCAAACGCGGGTGAAAACCTACCAACCGATGTTGCTAGTGAATCTCTACCACGATGAAATCCCTGAAATGGCCGATGCCATTAAATTGTCACTGCGCTTTACAGAGTGGCGAACGGTTGAGCCCGAATACGGGGATTTACCCCCGCGTAAGGTGGCGAAAAAAGAACAGTCGAGCACGGTTAATCGCGGCAAGGTGCAGACGACAACAACCTCGGACAAAAAGAAAAAATCGGCAGCAACCAAAATTGCTGATGGTGAATTTACGTTAGGGTGGTAA
- a CDS encoding phage tail fiber protein, which yields MHDVSATGLSFTIQASKTFPTGILITAFADDADPLDLPAVDIAQTGMDINGNLVSWSTPTPQTVTINVLAGSEEDQNLSILLEANTAKKGRRHAGDIITFVASYGDGSTVTARNGKITNGSRGNSAASAGRLKSKAYTFVFQDFDSTRVR from the coding sequence ATGCATGATGTATCTGCAACTGGCTTGAGTTTTACCATTCAAGCCAGCAAAACCTTTCCCACTGGGATTTTAATTACCGCCTTTGCTGACGATGCTGATCCACTGGATTTACCGGCTGTCGATATTGCACAAACGGGTATGGATATTAACGGTAACTTGGTGAGTTGGTCTACACCAACACCACAAACCGTCACGATTAACGTATTGGCCGGTAGCGAAGAAGATCAAAACTTGTCTATTTTGCTCGAGGCGAATACCGCGAAAAAAGGGCGTCGACACGCAGGGGATATCATTACTTTTGTCGCCTCTTACGGTGATGGTTCAACGGTCACGGCGCGTAACGGCAAAATTACCAATGGCAGTCGTGGCAACTCTGCCGCCTCTGCGGGACGTTTGAAATCCAAAGCCTATACCTTTGTGTTTCAGGATTTCGACAGTACGCGCGTTCGTTAA
- a CDS encoding DUF3383 domain-containing protein, with translation MPIKQTRYVDIASAVIGASAVPMRKLTGRLFSTNSKIPAGKVLEFASGQVDDLLGVDSPEAHFARQYFSYVSPAPVSKPKELQIASFEPVGRAPTLFGTKAAALADLKIIADGTLSVTIGAVTKSYKDIDLSEAKSYADIASTIQAKLNAEREPQFSSSYLTFNSLDSAFELSGGVQERASISVEYSVLANAMGLSSGTASEGNPAQTPLEAFIVAEQVSDSFGSATFLDELTLEQAVPLAQYVSGENVKYQLHISVSEKQVEDFSAALMGTASVGLNLKTDTNYFIQTLPMAVMAATDYDRTNATTNYMFRQLGVTFPAQVTTDKAADRFDKLRVNYYGETAVAGSQIRFYQRGFLCGGTSNPLDMSVHANEQWLKAYIAQQWFSVLLATRGVPANKDGEARALMVIAGAVTKAINNGTILAGKTLSDVQKLAIADASGDDLAWYDVQDKGYWYNAQIVENTGESDLPEYVMKYALIYGKGDWVRKVEGSHNLV, from the coding sequence ATGCCAATTAAACAAACTCGATACGTTGATATCGCATCGGCGGTTATTGGCGCATCTGCTGTTCCGATGCGTAAATTAACCGGTCGCTTATTTTCCACTAACTCCAAAATTCCTGCAGGTAAAGTTTTAGAGTTCGCCAGTGGTCAGGTTGATGATTTACTGGGTGTTGATTCTCCCGAAGCCCACTTTGCACGACAATATTTTAGCTATGTCAGCCCCGCACCCGTGAGCAAGCCTAAAGAGCTGCAAATTGCGTCTTTTGAACCTGTCGGCCGAGCGCCTACGCTATTTGGGACAAAAGCCGCCGCATTAGCGGATTTAAAAATCATTGCGGATGGGACGCTATCAGTCACGATTGGTGCCGTCACTAAAAGCTATAAAGACATTGATTTATCGGAAGCAAAATCTTATGCGGATATTGCGTCTACCATTCAAGCAAAGCTCAATGCAGAAAGAGAACCGCAATTTTCCAGTAGCTATTTGACGTTTAATTCACTCGATAGCGCCTTTGAGCTGAGCGGCGGTGTGCAAGAACGCGCATCCATTAGTGTTGAATATTCGGTGCTGGCGAATGCCATGGGGCTGTCTTCCGGTACGGCATCTGAAGGTAACCCTGCACAAACGCCACTAGAAGCGTTTATTGTGGCTGAGCAAGTCTCAGACTCTTTTGGCAGCGCAACATTTTTGGATGAACTGACGTTAGAGCAAGCAGTGCCATTGGCGCAGTATGTGTCGGGTGAGAACGTCAAATACCAGTTGCACATTAGCGTGAGTGAAAAGCAGGTTGAAGATTTTAGCGCAGCGTTGATGGGAACCGCTTCTGTGGGGTTAAACCTCAAAACGGATACCAACTATTTTATTCAAACCTTACCCATGGCCGTTATGGCGGCGACTGATTATGACCGCACTAACGCCACGACAAACTACATGTTTCGTCAGTTAGGTGTGACGTTCCCTGCGCAAGTGACCACGGATAAAGCGGCTGACCGCTTCGATAAGCTGCGCGTGAACTATTACGGTGAAACTGCGGTAGCTGGTTCACAAATCCGTTTCTATCAGCGGGGCTTCTTGTGCGGTGGCACGTCTAATCCATTGGATATGAGTGTGCACGCCAATGAGCAATGGTTAAAAGCCTATATCGCCCAACAGTGGTTCAGTGTGTTATTGGCCACACGTGGTGTTCCTGCGAATAAAGACGGTGAAGCGCGTGCGTTAATGGTGATTGCCGGTGCGGTTACTAAAGCGATTAATAACGGCACAATTTTAGCCGGTAAAACGCTGAGCGACGTGCAAAAGCTTGCGATTGCGGATGCATCGGGTGATGACCTCGCGTGGTATGACGTACAGGATAAAGGCTATTGGTATAACGCGCAGATTGTTGAAAACACCGGTGAAAGTGACTTACCTGAATATGTCATGAAATACGCGCTGATTTATGGCAAAGGCGATTGGGTTCGCAAAGTCGAAGGCTCTCATAATTTAGTCTAG
- a CDS encoding phage gateway protein, with protein MTDNDVDIAIRKQLLRQLAEVGIDIPVKAGFQSTKQGREDNMVMFFSINESGHGWQGRHYNVQGNNANHQENQLSEKTYQVQAFITQLGPYTANDITAIARMVVNSLPFVTTLRKQGIGVQRATSVRQPYFVNDQGNYEQNPSFDFNVTFKRSLFPDTAAISALYPDIHRI; from the coding sequence ATGACGGATAATGACGTTGATATTGCCATTCGCAAACAGTTATTACGGCAGCTGGCCGAAGTCGGTATTGATATCCCCGTGAAAGCGGGTTTTCAATCCACCAAGCAAGGTCGTGAAGATAATATGGTGATGTTCTTTTCCATCAATGAAAGTGGGCATGGCTGGCAAGGTCGCCATTACAATGTCCAAGGCAACAATGCCAATCACCAAGAAAACCAATTATCGGAGAAAACGTACCAAGTTCAGGCATTCATTACTCAATTAGGCCCATATACAGCTAATGATATTACCGCCATTGCTCGAATGGTTGTCAATTCACTGCCTTTTGTGACCACACTGAGAAAGCAAGGTATTGGTGTACAACGGGCAACATCCGTTCGCCAGCCTTACTTTGTGAATGACCAGGGCAACTACGAACAAAACCCCTCGTTTGATTTTAATGTGACGTTTAAACGCTCTCTTTTCCCTGATACAGCGGCCATAAGCGCGCTCTATCCTGATATCCACCGCATATAA
- a CDS encoding phage collar protein, with protein MFGNLHRIASRYIPQQTALWFRFKNREPDERGHDQNQYHEPVEIRGSWQAVDTQDAQSMGFDSSSIYRRFYTAHDIKAIQRGTSPDFLVFNGKKYDVMGDADWYEQDGWKSVICIEVGAYDG; from the coding sequence ATGTTCGGGAATTTACACCGTATCGCTTCTCGCTATATTCCACAGCAAACAGCCCTGTGGTTTCGCTTTAAAAACCGTGAGCCCGATGAGCGAGGGCACGACCAAAACCAATATCATGAGCCGGTTGAAATTCGCGGGAGTTGGCAAGCAGTCGATACCCAAGATGCACAATCAATGGGTTTTGATTCAAGCTCTATCTATCGCCGATTTTATACAGCCCATGACATTAAAGCCATTCAGCGCGGTACGTCTCCTGATTTTCTTGTTTTCAATGGCAAGAAATACGATGTGATGGGGGATGCGGATTGGTATGAGCAGGACGGCTGGAAATCGGTGATTTGCATTGAGGTAGGGGCCTATGACGGATAA
- a CDS encoding DUF4054 domain-containing protein, with protein MEASTFPLQSFRVLRPQFSGVPDDDIYIIAQSALNYFSPCRGVCTNELWMLVVAHMLDLNQQIAEGAAPTGVVTSVTMDKISVSFSAPPAGSDWSHWFKMTTYGQQFLALIKRCSVPQYIGGAGERSAFRGVGGRFTRGGRLR; from the coding sequence ATGGAGGCGAGCACATTTCCTCTTCAATCATTTCGTGTGCTCCGTCCACAGTTCAGCGGGGTGCCTGATGATGATATTTATATTATTGCCCAATCCGCGCTGAACTATTTTTCCCCTTGTCGTGGTGTTTGTACCAATGAATTGTGGATGCTGGTTGTCGCCCACATGTTGGACTTAAATCAACAAATTGCAGAGGGCGCCGCGCCAACCGGTGTTGTCACCAGCGTCACCATGGACAAAATCAGCGTGTCATTCTCTGCGCCCCCTGCGGGTTCTGATTGGTCACACTGGTTCAAAATGACGACCTACGGCCAACAGTTCTTAGCACTGATAAAGCGCTGTAGCGTACCGCAATATATTGGTGGTGCAGGTGAACGTTCAGCTTTTCGCGGTGTGGGTGGGCGATTTACGCGCGGGGGGCGATTACGTTAA
- a CDS encoding major capsid family protein, with product MPVSKQKFYMSGRDIRKKGQLNINPAQKWTYQELDQIGFGGLAAMDSAISGAAMQGGLIQREMLQHVLPGLIRTATRVRVLDEITGVLNAGEWHDEEIILNVATPTGKAELYGDHTNVPLASYIQDQERRGIVRFEQGFQVGKLEEARQSAAGFEAAAEKRNSATESLEQGRERIGYYGFNSPETRVFGLMNEPNLPAYETASKKWKGGTFADITQDITDMFSRIEMSSGGIIKDDIAITLTLPLGYRSTLNVANPVARGETVYQWVKENYPNLRFVFSPEFVGANGGADVAYMFADTIDDGSTATSATILQVVPVKYQLLGSQAQIKGYLEDATNATAGVFVTRPWAITRLTGI from the coding sequence ATGCCAGTCAGTAAACAAAAGTTTTATATGTCCGGTCGTGATATTCGCAAAAAAGGACAGCTTAATATCAACCCCGCTCAGAAGTGGACATACCAAGAATTAGATCAAATTGGTTTTGGTGGATTAGCAGCTATGGACTCCGCGATTAGCGGCGCAGCCATGCAAGGTGGGTTAATTCAGCGTGAAATGTTGCAACACGTTCTTCCTGGTCTCATTCGCACCGCAACCCGTGTTCGTGTGTTGGATGAAATCACCGGTGTATTGAATGCGGGTGAATGGCACGATGAGGAAATCATTCTGAACGTGGCAACACCAACCGGTAAGGCTGAACTTTACGGCGACCATACCAACGTGCCGTTAGCGTCTTACATTCAAGACCAAGAACGCCGCGGTATCGTGCGTTTCGAACAAGGTTTTCAAGTCGGTAAGTTAGAGGAAGCGCGCCAATCTGCAGCTGGGTTTGAAGCCGCTGCGGAAAAACGTAATTCAGCGACTGAATCTTTAGAACAAGGACGTGAGCGGATTGGTTACTATGGGTTTAATAGCCCTGAAACACGAGTATTTGGCTTGATGAATGAACCGAATCTACCGGCTTATGAAACCGCATCGAAAAAATGGAAGGGCGGCACGTTTGCCGATATCACCCAAGATATTACCGATATGTTCTCACGCATTGAAATGAGTTCAGGTGGGATTATCAAAGACGATATCGCGATCACATTGACGTTACCGTTAGGCTACCGTTCAACGTTAAATGTCGCTAACCCTGTGGCGCGTGGTGAAACGGTGTATCAATGGGTGAAAGAGAACTATCCAAACCTGCGCTTTGTGTTCTCACCTGAATTTGTCGGGGCAAATGGTGGTGCGGATGTGGCGTATATGTTCGCGGATACCATTGATGATGGCTCAACTGCAACCAGCGCGACTATCTTACAAGTGGTGCCCGTTAAGTACCAATTATTGGGCTCACAAGCACAAATCAAAGGGTATTTAGAGGATGCGACCAACGCGACAGCGGGTGTCTTTGTCACACGACCTTGGGCCATTACTCGCCTAACCGGCATTTAA
- a CDS encoding structural cement protein Gp24 yields the protein MAIPKSVAHGLTSGVVGEISHAGPIRAVAAILSSADEKQNIFGRAYTYKDDSVESVQVGGKGAFAGIMINPKAYRIEVGYARNGTQGEFLTMGEVYVELEEGVGKINVPVVFDEKDGSLSSKTVPAAGDRVIGFVSRHVESSESAHLSVIRLTEIPYPVAVKEGE from the coding sequence ATGGCAATTCCTAAATCAGTGGCGCATGGCTTAACATCTGGTGTCGTGGGTGAAATCAGTCATGCAGGGCCTATCCGTGCCGTTGCTGCCATTCTCAGCTCAGCAGATGAAAAACAAAATATCTTCGGTCGTGCCTACACCTACAAAGATGATTCTGTTGAATCTGTCCAAGTGGGTGGTAAGGGGGCGTTTGCGGGGATCATGATTAACCCGAAAGCGTATCGTATTGAAGTGGGTTATGCGCGTAACGGTACCCAAGGTGAGTTTTTGACAATGGGCGAAGTGTACGTCGAACTTGAAGAAGGGGTAGGCAAAATCAATGTCCCAGTGGTGTTTGATGAAAAGGACGGTTCTTTATCCTCTAAAACCGTACCTGCAGCTGGCGACCGCGTGATTGGTTTTGTTAGTCGTCACGTTGAATCCAGCGAATCAGCCCACTTGAGCGTTATTCGCTTAACGGAAATCCCATACCCAGTGGCAGTAAAGGAAGGTGAATAA
- a CDS encoding DUF2213 domain-containing protein, whose translation MIGENVYFDPPYLRANIKIFSDVALSNIDSGKIDLSPGYRSKYEFTSGIYEGQHYDVIQRHLRGNHLALVDEGRTGPDVAVQDHLVITIDTKELIRMNEEENKEKQTADEGAFTAEQVTALKSIIAEVIAQTKPSTDENMEEEKKSTDADPEEEQKAEEAVAAAEVAAEEATTGTPEAVEAAEVAIETAVEAIEEAKEHLDQATTDSLNRRLKRLKNGIGTMDEIASLKRKIKRLEASKPTMDTGVLLKQIGERDSLAHKLTPFLGVFDHAAMTKQQVAEYGVDKLGIQCGKGNEAIALDAWMQGRVPDSQKATVTMDSAVSNKSIMDKWGAK comes from the coding sequence GTGATTGGTGAGAATGTTTATTTTGACCCACCGTATCTTAGAGCCAATATCAAAATCTTTTCTGATGTGGCGCTTAGTAATATCGACAGCGGCAAAATCGACCTTTCACCGGGTTATCGCAGTAAATATGAATTCACCTCTGGCATTTATGAAGGCCAACACTATGACGTCATTCAGCGTCACTTACGTGGAAATCACCTCGCATTAGTGGATGAAGGGCGCACCGGCCCTGACGTCGCTGTGCAAGATCACCTCGTTATCACTATCGACACAAAGGAACTTATTCGCATGAACGAAGAAGAAAACAAAGAGAAGCAAACCGCTGATGAAGGTGCGTTTACAGCGGAGCAAGTCACTGCGCTGAAAAGCATTATTGCAGAGGTGATTGCACAAACTAAGCCTTCAACCGATGAAAATATGGAAGAAGAAAAGAAATCCACTGACGCTGATCCTGAGGAAGAACAAAAAGCGGAAGAAGCCGTGGCAGCCGCCGAAGTTGCAGCGGAAGAAGCCACAACCGGTACACCTGAAGCCGTAGAAGCGGCAGAGGTTGCTATTGAAACCGCGGTTGAAGCGATTGAAGAAGCGAAAGAGCATCTCGACCAAGCGACAACTGACAGCTTAAATCGCCGGCTCAAACGTTTAAAAAACGGTATCGGCACAATGGATGAGATAGCCTCTTTAAAACGCAAAATTAAGCGTTTAGAAGCATCGAAACCCACGATGGATACTGGGGTGCTGTTAAAACAAATCGGTGAGCGGGATTCATTAGCGCATAAGCTAACCCCGTTCCTTGGCGTGTTCGATCATGCTGCCATGACTAAGCAGCAAGTGGCGGAGTATGGCGTTGATAAGCTCGGCATTCAATGCGGCAAGGGTAATGAAGCTATTGCGCTCGATGCGTGGATGCAAGGGCGCGTGCCGGATTCTCAGAAAGCCACAGTGACGATGGACTCTGCGGTTAGCAATAAATCAATTATGGACAAATGGGGAGCGAAATAA
- a CDS encoding DUF2213 domain-containing protein, with amino-acid sequence MTKRTYDNNGWLEVTDNPISKVGVFDYLGAEIGAPVPDKIYRVLRPPEELASEATINSFKLTPFIIEHEMLGKHATPAEKKGIQGGDW; translated from the coding sequence ATGACAAAACGAACCTATGACAATAACGGCTGGCTCGAAGTGACAGATAACCCCATCTCTAAAGTTGGGGTTTTTGATTATTTGGGGGCAGAAATTGGTGCGCCAGTACCCGATAAAATCTATCGCGTATTGCGGCCACCGGAAGAACTGGCCAGCGAAGCGACAATTAACTCTTTCAAACTCACCCCGTTCATTATTGAACATGAAATGTTAGGTAAGCACGCGACCCCAGCGGAGAAAAAAGGCATTCAAGGGGGTGATTGGTGA
- a CDS encoding phage minor head protein: protein MIKDYENVFSELKEDFDGATMDASIASQTRIWLNRLKRKWDKIFNTQSSAMVDKFVSQVDIGAQRNLDDSLKQLSGGITIKTPAMPEALKDKMIAATAENVSLIKSIPSQFHQRIESAALRSISQGGEGAKTLLDEIRHTGSVTESRANFIAVDQTRKITTAANYERMKSAGIRKAIWHHSGGSAEPREWHLQLDGEVFDLDNPPIIDPKTGERGLPGQLPNCKCFWTPVIDFSGGESGEET from the coding sequence ATGATTAAAGACTATGAAAACGTATTTAGTGAATTGAAGGAGGATTTTGACGGCGCCACGATGGATGCCAGTATCGCGAGTCAAACGCGTATTTGGCTCAACCGGTTAAAACGCAAGTGGGATAAAATCTTTAATACGCAGTCTAGCGCCATGGTCGATAAGTTTGTTTCCCAAGTGGATATTGGCGCACAACGTAATTTAGACGATTCCCTTAAACAGCTCTCTGGCGGTATCACAATCAAAACCCCTGCAATGCCAGAAGCGTTAAAAGACAAAATGATAGCCGCCACGGCTGAAAATGTTTCCCTGATTAAATCCATTCCTAGCCAATTTCATCAACGTATCGAAAGTGCCGCCCTGCGCTCTATCTCACAAGGCGGTGAGGGTGCGAAAACCTTATTAGATGAAATCAGGCACACAGGCAGTGTGACAGAGAGCCGAGCGAATTTTATCGCCGTTGACCAAACACGAAAAATCACGACTGCGGCAAACTATGAACGCATGAAATCAGCGGGGATACGCAAGGCTATTTGGCATCACTCTGGTGGCAGCGCTGAACCTAGAGAGTGGCATCTACAGCTAGATGGTGAAGTCTTTGATTTAGATAACCCACCCATCATTGACCCAAAAACGGGCGAGCGTGGATTGCCTGGTCAATTACCTAACTGCAAATGCTTTTGGACGCCTGTAATCGATTTTAGTGGGGGAGAAAGCGGCGAGGAGACATGA